The proteins below come from a single Cottoperca gobio chromosome 11, fCotGob3.1, whole genome shotgun sequence genomic window:
- the LOC115015903 gene encoding zinc fingers and homeoboxes protein 1-like, producing the protein MASRRKSTTPCMVPPREAVDSDQEMEDVTDAADPEGSNGVATVSSEPSGLLEEWGEDADLRPVSDHYLDLNMAEGGYECKYCSFQTSELNLFTMHVDTEHPDVVINTSYVCMECDYHTKSYDTLLAHNARLHPGEENFTRTMVKRNNETIFQQTINDLTFDGSFVKVEDNEAEETSRNSIALSKTPIMRIKSRPEPKKFILSHKMAVDDVIKVESDEDDENKEPPTLSPAPMTPVVVAPRLIPVSTAVQVHAIPHNIVVNSSNVLHIKGGSGGGAVLPPGTLAQVLSALQNQQNCTQTQLLIPISSIPTYNTTMDNNVLLVSAYNRFPYPSVSEIMGLSSQTKFSEEQIKVWFSAQRLKHGVSWTPEEVEEARRKKFNGTVQTVPQTITVIPANIAAATNGLQSIFQTCQIVGQPGLVLTQLTGNGSTMPVATPITLTVAGVPGNQPKATEPSTSESKTEMSLSAALSLDAAAAKPKKSKEQLAELKASYGRRQFATEAEISRLMQVTKLSKRAIKKWFSDTRYNQRNSKDHQGVLLSEAPPTRVPVPGGRGGRNSSGSLNDSNNSDHNTTIVIDSSDDASDCSPTSANALPGSTRDPRVKFRHAFPDFTPQKFKEKTQEQLLVLEDSFQNSDTPSDEELSRLRAETKLTRREVDAWFTERRKMPSKEDDEEGEDEKVAVPSSSAHERQTTPPASRKTMKKTPEQLHILKKAFVRTQWPTPEEYDQMAEESGLPRTYIVNWFGDTRYACKNSNLKWYYLYQSGKVDEALNGGAKIQKKSRKRFRGWSRRTRRPYPCKRSPQGGASTIKVKSGKSFLKDYYLKHRALSEKDLDDLVSKSSMSYEQVRDWFYETARRVEEGKEPFSDEEAEGEEEEEDEEEEEEEEEEEEEEDGAAAAEHADSEEEMEVKEQGEEASDDDCNEEEAEEEEEEEEEVENEEEIIQEESEDVSQSQPQAEEQT; encoded by the exons ATGGCGAGCAGGAGGAAATCCACCACCCCCTGCATGGTCCCTCCTCGAGAAGCTGTTGACTCGGACCAGGAGATGGAGGACGTCACAGATGCAGCTGATCCAGAGGGCAGTAACGGCGTGGCGACCGTCTCCTCTGAGCCTTCCGGTCTGTTGGAGGAGTGGGGCGAGGATGCAGACTTGAGACCAGTGTCAGACCACTATCTGGACTTGAACATGGCAGAGGGAGGCTACGAGTGTAAATACTGCAGCTTCCAGACGTCAGAGCTCAACCTGTTCACCATGCATGTGGACACGGAGCATCCAGATGTCGTCATCAACACCTCGTACGTCTGCATGGAGTGTGACTACCACACCAAGAG TTACGACACACTGCTGGCCCACAACGCTCGCCTCCACCCTGGCGAGGAGAACTTCACTCGGACGATGGTGAAGCGAAACAACGAGACCATCTTCCAGCAGACAATCAACGACCTTACCTTCGATGGCAGCTTCGTCAAAGTGGAGGACAACGAGGCGGAAGAGACGTCCCGCAATAGCATCGCCCTCAGCAAGACTCCCATCATGAGGATCAAGAGCAGACCAGAACCTAAGAAGTTCATCCTCTCGCACAAAATGGCCGTCGACGATGTCATCAAAGTGGAAAGTGACGAGGACGACGAGAATAAGGAGCCGCCTACGCTGTCTCCCGCACCGATGACCCCTGTCGTCGTCGCCCCTCGTCTCATCCCCGTCTCCACGGCGGTGCAGGTCCATGCCATCCCGCACAACATCGTGGTCAACAGCTCCAACGTGCTGCATATTAAAGGTGGCTCGGGTGGCGGCGCCGTGCTGCCTCCTGGGACGCTGGCTCAGGTTCTGTCGGCCCTGCAGAACCAGCAGAACTGCACTCAGACGCAGCTCCTCATCCCCATCAGCAGCATCCCCACCTACAACACCACCATGGACAACAACGTCCTGCTGGTCAGCGCCTACAACAG GTTTCCGTATCCCTCGGTGTCGGAGATCATGGGCTTATCTTCGCAGACGAAGTTCAGCGAGGAGCAGATCAAGGTCTGGTTCTCCGCTCAGAGGCTGAAACATGGAGTGAGCTGGACACCGGAGGAG GTGGAGGAGGCGAGGAGGAAAAAGTTTAATGGCACGGTGCAGACCGTCCCTCAGACCATCACTGTCATCCCAGCCAACATCGCCGCAGCCACCAACGGCCTGCAGTCCATCTTCCAAACCTGCCAGATCGTCGGCCAGCCGGGCCTCGTCCTCACTCAGTTGACCGGTAACGGGAGCACCATGCCGGTCGCCACTCCCATCACCCTGACAGTCGCAGGCGTCCCCGGCAACCAGCCCAAAGCCACAGAACCGTCGACGTCAGAATCAAAAACTGAGATGTCACTCAGCGCAGCGCTCAGTCTGGACGCAGCGGCAGCCAAACCGAAGAAGTCCAAGGAACAGTTGGCGGAGTTGAAGGCAAGCTACGGCAGGAGGCAGTTCGCCACGGAGGCGGAGATATCACGACTCATGCAGGTCACCAAACTCTCCAAACGAGCAATAAAGAAGTGGTTCAGCGACACACGCTATAACCAGAGGAACTCCAAGGATCACCAAGGTGTCCTGCTGAGTGAAGCCCCGCCCACCAGAGTGCCAGTGccaggaggacgaggaggaaggaACAGCAGCGGCAGCCTTAACGACAGCAACAATAGCGACCACAACACCACCATCGTCATCGACTCCAGCGACGACGCCAGCGATTGCTCTCCGACTTCTGCCAACGCCCTGCCCGGTTCCACTAGAGACCCGCGGGTCAAATTCCGCCACGCCTTCCCCGACTTCACGCCACAGAAGTTCAAGGAAAAGACTCAGGAGCAGCTGCTCGTCCTGGAGGACAGCTTCCAGAATTCAGACACACCCTCGGACGAAGAGCTGAGTCGGCTGCGTGCGGAGACGAAGCTGACGCGGCGTGAGGTCGACGCTTGGTTCACTGAGAGGCGGAAAATGCCTTCaaaggaggatgatgaggagggagaggatgagaaggTTGCCGTGCCTTCTTCCTCTGCTCATGAGCGGCAGACCACTCCACCCGCCAGCAGGAAGACGATGAAGAAGACGCCTGAGCAGCTCCATATCCTGAAGAAGGCCTTCGTCCGCACACAGTGGCCGACGCCCGAGGAGTACGACCAGATGGCAGAGGAGAGCGGTCTGCCGAGGACATACATCGTCAACTGGTTTGGAGACACGCGCTACGCCTGCAAGAACAGCAACCTGAAGTGGTACTACCTCTACCAGAGTGGAAAG gttGATGAGGCGCTGAACGGTGGAGCTAAAATCCAAAAGAAGTCCAGGAAGCGCTTCCGTGGTTGGTCCAGGAGGACACGCCGGCCGTATCCCTGCAAGCGCTCACCACAGGGGGGCGCCAGCACCATCAAG GTGAAGTCCGGTAAGTCGTTCCTGAAGGACTACTACCTCAAACACCGAGCCCTGAGTGAGAAAGATCTGGACGATCTGGTGTCAAAGTCCAGCATGAGCTACGAGCAGGTGAGGGACTGGTTCTATGAGACCGCcaggagggtggaggagggcaAGGAGCCATTCAGCGATGAGGAGGCcgagggggaggaagaagaggaggacgaggaggaggaggaggaagaagaggaggaggaggaggaggaggatggcgcagcagcagcagagcatgcAGACAGCGAAGAAGAGATGGAGGTGAAAGAACAAGGAGAGGAGGCCAGTGACGACGACTGCAACGAGGAAGaagccgaggaggaggaggaggaggaggaggaggtggaaaaCGAAGAGGAAATAATCCAGGAGGAATCTGAAGAcgtcagccaatcacagcctcAGGCAGAGGAGCAGACATGA